The genomic segment AGAAGGTGGGATGTTTGGATCTGGGATCAGATAACTGCAGCTGTTAACTAATCTTCCAATGTCAGTGGTGAACGGTGTCTGCTTGCTTTATTTTGTATTAGATCAAGGTGGGGAGCTTTTGTTTTAACACAATAAAAGCTGAGATTTTGATAGGCTTCTTGAGATAGTTGATGCCTTTCAGCTATGTAATTTGAATTTTCAGACCCTCCATGCTTGGTTCATGTATAAGTTTGTTTCCTTGCCTGATTGCAGTTTACCAGGTAATTACATGTGTAAACGATATACTACTGGTTTAACTCTTGGCAAAAGAGTTTGGATCATGACTCTCAGCGAAGAATTTCTTGTTCTTCAATGGCATATAACTGCTACATGGAGTTCTGTATTTGTTGGCTTGTGATTCTGTTACTGTTAAATGTAGTTTGCTTGCACGATTTTCTTAGCTATGTACTTCCCCAGATAATCGTATCCATGGAAGTATAAAGCTTCGATTTCTGCTCTTTTGCCACTCTGAACCATCAGTGCCAATTCTTCTCTATGTTTCTCCTGTCAAATGTAATCGACTTGGTAAAGGTGCTGATTATGTTAAAAAGTGAAGGTGCAGTTTTGTTGTTCTactgtttctttttattctccGTAACTAATCTGTTGGCAGAGAGAGTGTAGGGCACCTCCTCACCAGAGCAAAGATCTTGAGAAATTGAAAGAGGGTAATATGCTTGCTAGCATACCTGCAAAGTTTCTGAGGACATCAAACTTTTAGCAATCTGCAAGTCTCTTGGCTTCAATGAGACTAAAGATTCTTCAGGTATTAGCTGAAGATCGTCCCCTCGCAGTCCCAGCCACTTCACATTGCATGCTTCAGAAAGGAAGAACCCCAATTAGCATTTGTTGTCATTTCGAGACAAGGGGACGTAATAGATAACAATCAGAATGACAACGCAAAAACTTACCATATCTGTAAGCCTCGAGACCCATTCCTATGCTTCCGAACTTGAAGGTGCATAGTATAGCTAATCCAGCTGGATTCCTTGTAAAGGTGAATCCAGGAATAATGTATAAGAGCTCAAAACAGAAGGCAGAAGCACGCCCATTAGAGTTACAAGTATTTAAGGTCATCCATACCAGTCAACCAGTGCCATAATTGGCAACTCAGGAAAAGCCCGGCTCATTCGGTGAAGAAGAAACCTGTAAGGCATTTAacattgtgataataattaaagcaaccaagataaaaacaaaagaacttCAATTTTACCTTGTGGCTATATCTGGGTATCCTTTGGCTGTAATGAGAATGCTTGGAATGTGATTGAATACGCGATCCTCAGCCAATCGCTGGAATATTGCATGCTGCACAAATCCACGAGTGTCACTTACTGCCTGGAAACTGGAAACCCAgaagaaatttgataaaaaggaccaaaataaacaaataccTTCTCCACAATAATAATGTACCGGGCATCTGTCTTCATAACCAATCTGTCTAATAAATCCAAGTCACCAGAAATTGCATACCCAGAAGATCCACATTCAGAACAGTCCACCACCTCTTTGTCTGGCTCCTATCACATAAAACCAAGAAACCAAAGAGCATGAAGAGACCTATAGATATTTGCTTCATAATctgcaaaccaaaacaaattcaacaatCAATTATTTGCCTGCAACAACAAACGGCCAGCAACAATTCCTCTACTGGATGCCATGATTCCAAGACTATAACGACTGCACCGAAGCAAACCTACAACATCTGTGACACGCAAATTTAACACCATTCTCTCAATTGAGCAAAAACCAatacgcaaaaaaaaaaaaaaacagaccttGGATTGTCCGATTAACCTGCAATTGAGACGAGAAACAATCCGGCGAAACACAAAGCAGCTTATAAAACAGCTCACGCTGCGTTACCCGCTTTTCTTGTGACAAAATCTTAAAGCACATCTCCATCACCTTCCACACTGCATTATTAGCCCAAACAAAGcgagattttaattattaaaaaaaaatgaaagaaattagcTGCAGTAATTTTCATTTAGTTACCTCTAATAAATGCTTTAGCCGCGTTTGCTCTCATTAAAGTCCTTTTACAAAATGAACGGGAGAGGAAAATCCACGTATCATCATCCGTCAATAGTCCTTGACTTACTCGCCTAT from the Populus nigra chromosome 1, ddPopNigr1.1, whole genome shotgun sequence genome contains:
- the LOC133681194 gene encoding meiotic recombination protein SPO11-2, giving the protein MRFFADREICYADILPPSEVRARIEVAVLNFLKILTCTDPAISDLLLINRKSSNRRVSQGLLTDDDTWIFLSRSFCKRTLMRANAAKAFIRVWKVMEMCFKILSQEKRVTQRELFYKLLCVSPDCFSSQLQVNRTIQDVVGLLRCSRYSLGIMASSRGIVAGRLLLQEPDKEVVDCSECGSSGYAISGDLDLLDRLVMKTDARYIIIVEKHAIFQRLAEDRVFNHIPSILITAKGYPDIATRFLLHRMSRAFPELPIMALVDWNPAGLAILCTFKFGSIGMGLEAYRYACNVKWLGLRGDDLQLIPEESLVSLKPRDLQIAKSLMSSETLQEKHREELALMVQSGKRAEIEALYFHGYDYLGKYIAKKIVQANYI